Proteins found in one Campylobacter concisus genomic segment:
- a CDS encoding RNA polymerase factor sigma-54, with protein MLRQKQTLAPKIKLNQTLRSWLPILQSGLDELKETLEPFIKDNPFATIEHKNLEKSEKKRNFFEQASKNSVSESIETLSIYKESLYEKLISQINPPLFPTQKSQDIAYKIIECLDDEGYFSYDNEIFADFCESEVERVRARFAYLEPCGVGAKDLKESFLFQLGEAEASEDIIECAKKIILNFESIEKLRKLKFYDDALKIIKKFKNPPAIEYLEEASQKVPDIFVLSTSSGVSVQINDDYYPEISIDTEGLDEKEAFVSSRIKEASELIDALEMRKSTLYKIGLMIVEYQYDYFLGGDIKPMKLKDLADELGRNPSTISRAIANKYLSCARGTIALKNFFATGFDEETSNAAIKEFLLELIRGEDHKKPLSDLKIQELIQAKFNIQIVRRTITKYRKILNIGSSSQRKRVYQING; from the coding sequence GAACCTTTTATAAAAGACAATCCATTTGCCACAATTGAGCATAAAAATTTAGAAAAAAGCGAAAAAAAGCGAAATTTTTTCGAGCAAGCCAGTAAAAATTCAGTAAGTGAGAGCATCGAGACTTTAAGCATCTATAAAGAAAGCCTCTATGAAAAGCTAATTAGTCAGATCAATCCACCACTTTTTCCCACGCAAAAGTCACAAGATATCGCGTATAAGATTATTGAGTGTTTAGATGACGAGGGTTATTTTTCCTATGATAATGAAATTTTTGCTGATTTTTGCGAGAGCGAAGTGGAGCGAGTTAGAGCGAGATTTGCCTACCTTGAGCCATGCGGCGTGGGCGCAAAGGATCTTAAAGAGAGCTTTTTGTTTCAGCTTGGCGAGGCAGAAGCAAGTGAAGATATCATAGAGTGCGCGAAAAAGATCATCTTAAATTTTGAAAGTATAGAAAAGCTTAGAAAACTTAAATTTTACGACGATGCGCTAAAGATAATAAAAAAGTTTAAAAATCCACCGGCTATCGAGTATCTAGAAGAGGCGAGCCAAAAGGTGCCTGACATCTTCGTGCTAAGCACAAGTAGCGGCGTGAGTGTGCAGATAAATGACGATTACTATCCTGAAATTTCGATTGACACCGAAGGATTAGACGAAAAAGAGGCCTTTGTAAGTTCGCGCATAAAAGAGGCTAGCGAGCTCATAGATGCTCTTGAAATGAGAAAATCAACACTTTATAAAATAGGGCTTATGATAGTTGAGTATCAGTACGACTACTTCTTGGGCGGCGATATAAAGCCTATGAAGCTAAAAGACCTAGCAGACGAGCTTGGGCGCAATCCGTCAACCATCTCAAGAGCTATTGCAAATAAGTATCTAAGCTGTGCAAGGGGTACTATTGCACTTAAAAATTTCTTTGCAACTGGCTTTGACGAGGAGACTTCAAATGCTGCGATAAAAGAATTTTTACTAGAGCTCATTAGAGGCGAGGACCACAAAAAGCCACTTTCTGATCTAAAAATTCAAGAGCTGATCCAGGCCAAATTTAACATCCAAATCGTTCGCCGAACCATCACAAAATACCGCAAAATCCTAAACATCGGAAGCTCAAGCCAGCGAAAAAGAGTCTATCAGATAAACGGCTAG
- a CDS encoding adenylosuccinate lyase has protein sequence MKVTQTLESLSILTENDKLFCELRDMISKNFTKILSNKNKIISFYEESEIPQRKCFLKFIKKLYEKQSEDKLDIRFANYKTIKLGFIQKNTLTPVISLNVNFVKNEAKFELKDALCRDFANYISESLVKSNVAFSKNDDFLNITISNDNDIYTLNKLLYKRSYPKFSVNFIYDEKDYKAFKQGIKIKSSSKFISRFSVLANLLEENFEILGCKKDDDFETIRQSYLSLANIYHPDRHANKNLLIQEEYAKKFKNIQSAYESLKPYFKNQENFVMVG, from the coding sequence ATGAAAGTTACACAAACACTAGAATCTCTAAGCATTTTAACCGAAAACGATAAATTATTTTGTGAGCTTAGAGATATGATAAGTAAAAATTTCACCAAAATTTTGTCAAATAAAAATAAAATTATCTCGTTTTATGAAGAGAGCGAGATCCCACAACGCAAATGCTTTTTAAAATTTATAAAAAAACTTTACGAAAAACAAAGTGAAGATAAACTAGATATTCGTTTTGCAAACTATAAAACTATAAAGCTTGGTTTTATTCAAAAAAATACTCTAACTCCTGTCATTAGCCTAAATGTAAATTTTGTAAAAAATGAAGCCAAATTTGAACTAAAGGATGCACTTTGCAGAGATTTTGCCAACTATATCAGCGAGAGTCTAGTAAAAAGCAATGTTGCTTTTAGCAAAAATGATGATTTTTTAAACATTACTATCTCAAACGACAACGACATATATACATTAAACAAACTACTCTACAAAAGAAGCTATCCAAAATTTAGCGTAAATTTTATCTATGATGAAAAAGATTACAAAGCCTTTAAACAAGGCATCAAGATAAAAAGCTCATCAAAATTTATAAGTAGATTTTCTGTGCTTGCAAATTTGCTTGAGGAAAATTTTGAGATTTTGGGTTGCAAAAAAGATGATGACTTTGAAACCATCAGACAAAGCTACCTTTCACTCGCAAATATCTATCACCCAGACAGGCACGCCAACAAAAATCTTCTCATACAAGAAGAATACGCAAAGAAATTTAAAAATATTCAATCTGCTTATGAGAGTCTAAAGCCATACTTTAAAAATCAAGAAAATTTTGTGATGGTTGGCTAA
- a CDS encoding imidazole glycerol phosphate synthase, whose amino-acid sequence MDFQNIQKQISVLKESLTALEENSEHEIGLAVGVVEFNKNADELKKKLTNLKGESDFFKSVFNTEDYYENISTYLEQIKRSLNYKIEKNGVSFKANENLQESYVAILNIIEILVAEYQIQNKNKAKNLFSRTTDTTQIKSLLAELNTLQERIHNVLHIHSRIVSNVILQNFKIIYTFFYNCIKAAKQRKDELLLVEIAGITDKIITMIKPVFSAKILNTNELIYHYLIFELKELKACAIGEELV is encoded by the coding sequence ATGGATTTTCAAAATATTCAAAAACAAATTTCGGTACTAAAAGAAAGTTTGACAGCATTAGAAGAAAATAGTGAGCATGAGATCGGCTTGGCAGTTGGGGTTGTTGAGTTTAATAAAAACGCTGACGAACTTAAAAAAAAGCTTACAAATTTAAAAGGTGAAAGCGATTTCTTTAAAAGTGTCTTCAACACAGAGGACTATTATGAAAACATTAGTACTTATTTGGAGCAGATAAAGAGAAGCTTAAATTATAAAATTGAGAAAAACGGCGTGAGCTTTAAGGCAAATGAAAATTTACAAGAAAGCTATGTCGCTATTTTAAATATAATAGAAATTTTGGTAGCAGAGTATCAAATACAAAACAAAAATAAAGCGAAAAATCTCTTTTCTAGGACAACAGACACTACTCAAATAAAATCACTGCTTGCGGAGCTAAATACTCTACAAGAGCGTATACATAATGTTTTGCATATTCATTCTAGGATAGTTTCAAATGTTATTTTACAAAATTTTAAGATAATTTATACGTTCTTTTATAATTGTATTAAGGCAGCGAAACAACGCAAAGATGAACTTTTACTGGTGGAGATCGCGGGTATAACTGATAAGATAATAACTATGATAAAACCAGTCTTTAGTGCAAAAATTTTAAATACAAATGAGCTTATTTATCACTACTTGATCTTTGAGCTAAAAGAACTAAAAGCTTGTGCGATAGGCGAGGAGCTAGTTTAA